From the Paenibacillus tianjinensis genome, the window CAGTAATTGTGATGGCTGGTCCTGGTCCAGAATCGAAAGCATACATCGAATATCTTATTTCACCAGAGACAGGTACAGGAGGGTGGAAATCCGCAGCACTGAAAGAAATTAAGTTGTTGCCAGTATACAAATCTACAGTAGCTGTATAAATTACTACACCTGTTCCGCTAACTCCTGTACCACCTCTTTCAATGGTAATGGTAATAGCATTCGACGCAACACCGTCAACACCAATGGTTCCGACCAGTTCCACACGAACATCTGCAGCATTAGGGGTACTTAACACAGCAGCCACCTGTAAACCGATATCTCCCAAGAGCAGTGTTGGAGTATCAGGAAGTATTCCCACTCCAGTATTTGTATTGCTGAATTGAGAGGTTCTTGAATCTAAGAATTGAATAGCCATATAGTTCACTCCTTTGTCGATTCTTACTATCAGTATATGTTCTCTCTTAATTATTGTATGGACTAAACATGAGAGTGCTTTACCTATATTTGAGTTGGAAAAATTGGCTCGGACATTATCCGATTGTTCTATCCGACTTAGTTAGTGAGAATCTTATGATTGTTAGAATTACCGATCCAGATAATTAAGCTGTCCTCTTTTTCAAGAATGAATAAATCAGATAACTAGCTGTACATGGAATGAGGTATGAAACGTAGGTAAAGCCTAAGTTCCAATCATTTTGATAAACAACTTTCCCTGTAAAAACAAGAGTGCTTTCAAGGACAGTTTTTACGAGTGACATTACAGGGATAACAATCCATGCTCTTCCAAAATTATTGATCAAGTTTAGCGTGAAAACCGAAAACAATGCAAAAATCCCGAAATTGTATGGGATAAAGGATATTGTCCCGTAATCTTTCGGTGTAACGTACCACCAGTTCATATGAAATCCAACATCATTGACGAGGAAGGCAAGTAGTGCACCAATTATGCTAACTTGTATTGCAAAAGTCGGTTTCTTTATAAGCAAATATTGCCCAAAACACCAAGGAAGAATAAACCCCAAAAGTATATTTAATAACATCAAAATCACCTCGGATTAATTATTGCCACAAGTTGCGGGGTATAGGCATAATTGTTCTTTTTTTCAAGGAAGAGTCAAAGGTGCGTAATATGCTTGTGTCGCAGTACGAAGATACCAGGGAGTAGGAGTATCCCCCTCCTCTCCCATAGGTTCAATAAACTACTTCTTCTTTTTAAAGAAACCAAATAAAAACAAGAGAATTAAAATAACGATTATAAATTTCATCGGTATCACCTCTTTTTTGTGGGGATTATAGCATGATCTGCACGATTGATATAGAGGGTAGAGGAAGTATAAAATGGTCGGAAGGATAAGAAAGCTGGTGCCGAAGATGGCACCAGCTTTTGCTTTAATCTAGTACAGGGTACCATAATGGCACCAATACCATTTGTGCTTTGATTTATGAGGCGAAGAAAAAGAAAAAAAGCCTTGATATACAAGGCTTTCTGCGTATAGGACGGATGGGGTTCGAACCCATGACCCCTACCCTGTCAAGATAGTGCTCTCCCGCTGAGCTACCGTCCTGCAACGAAATTTATAATACCACAGGATGTCAGGTGAGCGCAATATTTTTTTAAGGATAAGATACATGGTGGTTTCTAGGTATAGTTTTTCAAATTATATCTTTAATAAATCTTGGATCGTTGTTACTACTACATGAGTACTAATGCCAGTTGTATCAATGGTATGAGTGATCATTTCTTCATATAATTTCAGCCTGTTACAACTCGACTCAATTTGTTCAACGGTTCTGTTATCAAGCAACATCCGATTCCGTAAAGATTCATCAGAACAAGTGAGCGTTATTCTTGTAAGTTTGTACTCTTCCCGGTGAAGTACCCAATTGAATAGGATATAGTCAAAGTTCGAATTCTCTAAAAAACTCCGGAGTAAATAGGTAATGTTACCCTCGACCACTTTTGTGTTCTCTTCTGTAATTATCCACGGGTTCATCATCCAGCACCAGTCCCCATCCAGCCAAACCGATTTGTGAAGTTTTTGATGCAGTGCTTTGCTAACTGTGGTTTTACCCACACCCGGTGTGCCGTTTTTCACTAAGTTCACCTGCGTTTATTAGGTTTTTATTATTTGCCATGCATGATTTCCTCTAGTTGTATGTTGTACGCTGATATTGTGAAGGAAGTTGCAAATTATGGAAAAGTGAACAGGTATCATGGTATCTTAAGTGGGACGAATTAAAATGGGGAGTGAGCGGAAATGGCGACAATTTTTAATGACCACAATATTTCGTTTAAGCAAAAGCAGTCTCCGGTACCGGAGTTTGCCTGGCATACCAGTGAGAAGCTGGCTAATGTGGTGGGCTCGAAGCATTTGATCTTTGATATCCGGTCACTGGATCCGGGGAAGTACTCTTATCCTTATCATTTTCATAGAAATGCGGAAGAGATCTTTGTAATCATGGAAGGGAAAGCACTGCTTAGGACGCCAAAAGGAATTGAGGAGCTGGGCACAGGCGATGTGGTGTTTTTTGAGACAGGCCCGGAAGGAGCGCATCAGCTGTTTAATCATACAGAGGCGCCATGTAAGTACTTGGATCTGCGGACGAATAACGGATTAGATGTTGCGGAGTATCCTGATTCCGGAAAAATCAATATTTTGCCGTACGAAGAGCTGTATCAAGCCGAGGACCGGGTGGATTATTACAAAGGTGAAGACAAGACCCGGGAGAAGTGGGAGCAGTTATCCGGTAGTTCTTCCAGCCATTCTGACAAAGGGGATAACAGCCAGTGAAAGTAACGATGTATGAGACAGGTATAGATGAAGCTGTACTTAAGTATGTGGTTATTGTTGCAAGACAGGGTGAGCAATGGATCATGGCAAAGCATCGCGAACGGTCGACATGGGAATTTGCCGGCGGCCATATTGAGCCGAATGAATCCCCGGATGAAGCCGCGGCCAGAGAGCTGTATGAGGAGACTGGAGCGGAGGAATACACGTTATATCCAATCAGCATATACTCGGTTGTCAGTGAGGGAGTACCTGAGAGCTTCGGTAAACTCTATCTGGCAGCCGTTCATAAGTTCGGACAACTCCCGCAGTATGAAATGGGGGAAATTAAGAGCTTTGCGGAAATACCCGAAGAAGTAACATACCCGATGATCTACCCTGCGCTTATGGCAAAGGTGAAGGATTTCATGAGGCAACATGAGCAGATCTGAGTAGAGGATAACGCTACGCTTGATACATATTTTAAAATTGATATGGAGGTGCCGTTATGCATGGCATATGAGACCAGACCTGAATTTACAGTGAGTGTGACGAGGCATATTTAGTTCTGTTAGGAAGTTTGGCTTGAAATAGTGCATTTTATCTTCTATATAATAAATGTAGCGGCCTTTATGAGTATATCGAGCCGGTTTATTATTCTTCTCAATCGTCAAAGCTGGAAACAGCAGTATTGATGGGAGGAATAAGCTAATGCGCAAATTCAAGTTACCGGTAACGGTTCTCTGTCTGGCTCTGCTCCTGGGGTTAACAGGTTGTAAGACAGTCTATCAGCCTCCTGAGGCTGTGGAAATACACCGGATGAGTGACATGGACATGGATGTCCAGCATAATAATTTAGATGGTCCGCTGTCACCGGTGATGCAGGATGTCTATGATCGTTCCATCTCCACAGAAGTCTACTCGGTTGAATAAGCTCTGCTGCCTCCGCCGCGGCAGGAGCAAATGTACTTCCCTATACAGGTTATCAAAAATTCTGTATAATAGGTCAACTATTGTTTTGACATAGAGAGGGGACAAAGGGAGAACATGGCGGCGGAAATTGTACATGTGACTACAGATGAACTGCTTCAGATGGGGCTGGATATCCGCAAAAAGGTATTTGTTGAAGAACAGAACGTGCCGGCGGAAGAAGAAATTGATGAATACGATGTGATCAGTGATCAGGCGCATCATTTGCTGATTATCGATAACGGTCTGCCGGTAGCTACCGGACGCCTGATTTATTATAAAACAGGGACTGCCAAGATGCAGCGTATCGCTGTCCATAAAGATTACCGGAGTAAGGGATACGGCCGGATTCTACTGATGGCGCTGGAAGAGCGGGCCCGTGAGCTGGGTCTTGAGTTCTCTGTGCTGGATGCACAGTGTCAAGCAGAGGATTTTTACAGCAAGCAAGGGTATGAGGTCATCTCTACGGAGCCGTTTTATGATGCTGGTATTTTGCATGTAAGAATGCAGAAGAAGCTGTAACGGGCTCAGGTACATATTTTGTCGGTGCTGAGGGCAAGATAGGGGTGAGCCGTATGGCTAATCCAAGCGTGAAGGAATGAATCCCAAGTGATGAACAATGAACGCGAGCGGTTTGTAGCAGCCCAAAGAAATGGTGACGGTGACCTGATGAAGTTTCAGACTTCCTCAGGACGAGTGCTGGATTACCAGCAGGCGCTTCAGGAGGTTCAGGCCGGCAGTATAGCTGGAGTGAACGTGTTCAAAGGAAGAGACGGAGAGATGTACATCCGCGGTGACGCAGACGGTGATCCGAGCAATAATCTGGATCAGTTGCCGCAGTTTTAAGTACGGCTGGACAAACGCTATTAACGCGAACTTGTCCGGCCTTTTTTTTCGTTTATTTCCATAAAGGTTAGCAGATCTTACAGCGCATAGATCACATGCTGCTCCAGAAAGGTCATCTCAGCAGTTTTCCCCTCGAACTCCGGCTTTTGATCCCCGTAATGCATCAGACGAATCACCTTACGGACGTCTTCAGGCAGAGACAATAATTCACTTAGCGTTGTATGAACCTCGCCAGGACCTTTGAGCTGGCAATCGTGGAAGATTTGACGGATAGCCTGCTTACGGACCAGCTTCAGTAGCAGCTCAGGCTGAAAGATCATATCGGCACTATAAAAGATTTCTCCGCCCAGCAGCAGAGAGTAGCTGTCTTTGCCGCGGATATGGGGTGTGCGGATCAGCTCCAGTGTGATTTCGGTGGAGAGCTGATAAGGAAAGCCAGGTTTCAGCAGCCTGACCTCAAACGCGTCTTCTAGAGAACTTGGATTATGAGCTGCTGAGGAGCTGTTCTTTTGAAAACTCTCCCACAGCGGTTCAACTAAAGTATCGGCTACCAGCAAGATCATCTTTCTGCCGAACTTTGTTCTCATAAGCCTGGATAGCTCAGGGAGACCGCCGGCATGATCATCATGGATATGGGTGATCAGGACGGCATTTACATCCGCGAAGGATCTGCCCAGCTTCTCCATTGCCAGTGGAGCTGTCGTTCCACAGTCAATCAGAAGTGTATAATCCCTGCTTAAAAGCAGCCCGTTATTATTATAGTAGTTTTTGGCAAAAGCATCGCCTGTGCCAAGCATTTGCAGACTTACGGTCATCGTATCGTTCCTCCAATATTCAGTGCTGAGGCCTTAATTTATATATAGTATCATTTTAAGCTTTGTATTGAAATTTACGTCCTAAACCTGCGCAACTTGTGGCAATCTTGGTAGTATATATTAACAGCATGAATTATTTGGAGGGTCTCTATTATGAGATGGAAAAAAATTGCTCTGTGCGTGGTTGTTTTTTCCCTAATGGGAGGATCATTATTGTTCGCGGACGCTGTAAATCAGAAGCTTAGGGTATGGAGCAATGGAAAGGAAATGGCCGATGGAGGCTATTTGATTGACGGAAAAGCCTATATACCGGCTAGAGAAGCCGGAGGTGTCGTCAGCTGGGACGGTTCGGGCAAAGTGACGATCCTTAAGCCAAATGTGCAAATCGTACTGTTTAACGGCGATAAGGTTTTTGGCAATGTAAATGTGGGCAAGCTCAAAATCAAGGTGTTGACCCAAGTGGACAGTCTGACCGACGATATTGCAGCAGTGAAGGTTGCCATTACTGATCCTTCCGGCAATGTGAAGGACATTCAGTCCCAGGAGCTTGGCGGTTCGAAGAAGGAGGATTTCTGGTTCCCGACTTCGGAGTTCACGTATGATTTCAAGGATGCCGGCAAATACCGGGTGGGCTTCTATATCAAGGCGTCCAAGGGCTCTGATTACGTACTTGTGTCTGAGAAGGTAATCACTGCGCTGGATTAAGTATTTTGGGCGGCCCTCAAATTGACCTGAACTTATCATACGTGTTACGATACCAAATGTAGGATAATTCAATTTAAAGTGAGGTATTTCAATGAGCGATCACAAACATGAGCATGGCCATGAACATGGTGAAGCATGCGGTTGCGGACATGATCACGACCATGAGCACGAGGAGTTTGTGCTGACCTTGACGAACGAGCAGGGCGAAGATGTAGAAATGGTGCTGGTGGAAACGTTCGACGTAGGCGAGAAATTGTACGCACTGCTGCTGGAACGTGAAAACCCTGAAGCAGACGGCATCATTCTGCGTATGGAAGAAGAAGATGAAGAAATGGTGCTTTACAACATTGAAGATGAAGCTGAATGGAAAGCTGTTGAAGAAGCTTATAATGAGCTGCTTGCCCAGCAAGAATAGATTTCAGTGTAGCTGAGAGGCTGCGGACCGGACAGGCAGCGGCGCTCTAATGCACAAAACCCGATACTGATCCAGTATCGGGTTTTTGTATGGGAACATTTAATTGGGAGAAGCGGCCGATCAGGAGATCGGCTCGGCTTCTACAATCACTTTAACGAAGTTGATGCTGCGGTCTTCAGGCCCTTTGACCGGCAGACCGATTTCTACATGGTCGATGATATAGTCGATGTTATCCTGGGTAATTACTTCACCTGGGAGTAAAATAGGAATCCCCGGCGGATAGACATAGATAAACTCCGCTATGATATAGCCTGCAGACTCGCGGAACGGAACCACCTGAGTGTCTGCGTAGAAGGCATCCCGGGGGATAAGGGCAAGCTGCGGAATTTCCGGCACTTGCACCTTTAGCTCATAGATTTCACCTTTGCTGTAGTGGATTGCTGAGAGCACCCGCAAGGCAGAAATCAATTTATCTACGGATTCCTGGGTATCGCCAGGGGTAATCAGGCAAAGAATGTTATACATGTCGCTCAGTTCAACTTCAATGTTGTACTTCTGGCGGAGCCAGTTCTCAGTCTCATAACCGGTAATGCCAAGATGACGCACATGAATGTTGAGTTTCGTCGGATCCAGATTAAAGGTGGCTTCTGTACCGAGAATTTCTTTTCCAAAACTGTACAAGCCGTCAATATTGTTAATCGCCTCACGTGCGTAATTGGACAAAGCAATCGTCCGTGAAGCCATTTCGTGGCCGTTCAGTGCAAGATTGCGTCTGGAGGTATCCAGGGACGCGAGCAGAATATATGAAGTGGACGTAGTTGTGAGCATGCTGATGATCGTCTGTACCCGCTGCGGGTTGACCAGGCCGGTCTTCGCATTCAGATTAAGTACCGAGCTTTGCGTCATGGAGCCGCCCAGCTTGTGTACACTGGTTGCTGCCATATCCGCTCCGGCCTGCATGGCCGAGACCGGCAGATCCTCATGAAAATGAATCAATACTCCATGTGCCTCATCCACCAGTACGGGAACGCCGTAGCTGTGGGCAAGATCCACAATCGAACGCAGGTCGGCGACAACGCCAAAATACGTTGGATTGATTACTAGAACTCCTTTGGCGTCCGGATGACGCCTTAATGCCCGTTCCAGCGAGCTGGTGGTAATGCCGTGGTCTATCCCAAGATTCTCATCCTGTACAGGTGAGACAAAAACAGGCTTGGCTCCGGAGAAAATTATCGCCGACATCACTGATTTGTGAATGTTGCGGGGGACAATTATTTTGTCTCCTTCCGAGCAGACAGAGAGGATCATAGTCATGATGGCATTGCTCGTGCCTTGTACGCTAAAATACGTATAGTCGGCGCCAAAGGCCTGCGCAGCCAGCTTTTGAGCTTCCAGTATCACCCCGGTAGGCTGATGAAGGTCATCGAGCGGTGCGATGTTGATCAAATCTATGGATAGCGCGTTATCGCCGATAAACTCACGGAATTCGGCATCGGTTCCTAGCCCCTTCTTATGCCCAGGAATATGAAATTGAACAGGGTTTCCGGCGGCATGCTTTTTAAGAGCGGTGAAGAGGGGAGTTTCGTGTTGATTCATTTAATGCTGTCACAACCTTTCGTCAAGATTTATTTTTTTACGACAAGCATCAGTATAACAAATCAATCACCATAATACTAGGATGTGATGTAATGTCTGGCAAAGTAGCACAACGTATGCATATCAATCTGGCTTCGCCGTTCATCATGGAGATGTGGGTAATCATCTTCCTGGTGGAATTTGTAAAAGGATCCCTGCTGGTCGCTTTGCTGCCGGTTTATATGGAGAACATTCTGGGTCTGTCAGTCACCGTTGTCGGGTTCGCTTTTGCCCTGCAGTATTTAGGTGATAATCTCTTCCGCAGCCCGTTCGGCTGGGTGATGGAGCGGATCGGGTACCGCTGGACCATGACCGGGGCTCTGGCGCTGATTCTGGTGGCTGTCGGTATGATTATATATGCCAAGGATGCAGTAACGTTGTCTGCAGCCTGTCTTATTCTAGGCATCGGTACATCGCCCCTTTGGCCATGCACCATGACCGGCATCACCGAACTGGCAGGCTCCACGGAAAGTGGCAGCAGCGGGGCAGCGATGGGCGCGGTGGAGATGGCTTCGCTTGCCGGAACGGGCATCGGACCGATTGTTGTTAATTTCATGATGGATCACGGAGGACAGAGCTACCGGTTCGTATTTTTTGTACTCATGGGCTGTGCTGCAGCGGTGACAGCGATTGCGATGCTTCTGCCTTCGAGAATTGGCGGGCAGGCGACTCATGTGGTGCGCGATATGCACGGCGATGCTCCGGAAGCAGCACGTAGACCGCTACAGCCCCTGCAGAGTCTGAAGCGTACGATGCATCAAGTAAGAACCTCACTGAAGGTTAGCAGGCTGCTCTTCCCGGCCTTGTTCCTCCAGGCATTTGCCATCGGGCTTATGACTCCTGTGGTGACCCTGTTTACACGCGCTGAGCTGCACGTGACCCCGAACCAGTTCAGTCTGCTCTTGATTGCAGGTGGAGGAATCACGGTACTGGCGCTTATTCCAGCAGGAAAGCTGGTAGACCGGATAGGAACAACACTCTTTTTGAATATCGGCTTCCTGCTGGCGGCCTGCTCGCTGGCATTCTTCTCCCAGGTGCGCTGGCTGCCGCTGGCCTTCGTGGCTGTGGCCCTTGTCGGAATCAGCTATGCGCTTATTCTGCCCGCCTGGAATGCTTTTATAGCTAAGCAGGTGCCAAAAGGTGAGCGGGGCACCGTATGGGGCTTATTCCTGACCCTTCAGGGCTCCGGGATGGTAGCCGGGCCGGTTCTGTCAGGTAAGCTGTGGGATTCGGTCAGCCACGGTGCGCCTTTTCTGGCGAGTGCAGCGGTGATGGTATTGCTGTTCGGTCTACATCTGCTGATCGTTCACCGGACCAAGCTGAAACATAATCCAAGCTGAATAAACTCGGTCAGCTAAATTATAAGCCGCAAGCCAGGGAACTCTGTGTTCCTGTGCTTGCGGCTTTATTTTATCGTAAGGCTGAATGAATAGGGGGCAGAAGTAAAATGAGCGGAGACCGTTTGGAAATGGCAGGAAACGGGTAAAAATAGTCAATAAACCAAGTTACCGCTACATAATATGAAGTATAAAATAAATGTAAGACGAATGCATAGCTATTGACAGGTAAAGTGGAGGTCCGGCAGCCAGTTTTATGTATACAGATCAGCTGCATTGTATTAACAAAGCTGTTAGGGGGGAGTGCCGTGAACAAAAATGATGAAGTGGAGTACTGTAATCTGGAGCTGCGCTTTGACAGACAGCATATTCAGGAGCTGATCAAGGATTTGATCAAAGAAGGCTATTCCCTTTACTGGAGTGAGAATGAAAGTGTTTTTTTGATTTCGGTGCGCACCGGACGCAAGCTGGTGAAGCTTCGCTTCCAGCAGATCAAGGATGGCTATAAGCTGGTAGGCGATTATATGATCCGTGATGCGCGCCTGTCCGAGTGGATGGAGAAGCTGATAGGCGATATGAGAGGACACGCGGTAGTCAAAAGGTTCCGTGACCGCCAGATCATTATTGAGAATATTTTATTTGGTGAAGTGATCCGACTGGTGGAAATTTCCGGGTATCAGCAGCGTGTGCTGTACCAGAAAGGTCCACTGCTCTCGGATCAGGAGCTGACGAAGCTATTCTACTCCGGTGAGGGGGAGGAACGAATCCAGCAGCGCAGAGTGGAAGTGGATGAGGAACTGGACCGCATGAGCGAAGCGTTGCGAAGCGAGGACCCCGCGCAAGTAGAAGCTAGCAGGGCGAAACTGGCTAAACTGGCCCGTGAATTGAACATGCTTGAATGGTAAGGACAGCAACTGACAAATATAGCAGGGTATCCCGCAGGCCGGGGTGCCCTGAGTTTTTTTGGAGTGATGATCAGGGGTTCACTTCTGGCGGTAAAAACGGTAAAATAGTCATTGTGAGCAATTTCCTATTTGAAAAGGATTTTGTCAATGAAATTGATCTCTCTTTCGCAGACGGAACTTTACTGTATCTGACAAAGGGTGGTATTCTTAATACTGCGAGAAATGAATTTCACAAAAATACAGGATGCAAAGGGTGGAGGACCAGATGGCAAAACAACAAATCGGTGTAATTGGCTTGGCGGTAATGGGTAAAAACTTGGCTCTTAACATCGAGAGCAAAGGCTTTACCGTATCGGTATTTAACCGTTCCCCGGAGAAGACACATGACCTGATTGCCGAGGCAGAAGGCAAAAACTTGGTAGGTACTTTTTCTGTCGAGGAGTTTGTAGAATCACTTGAAGTACCGCGTAAAATTCTGATCATGGTGCAAGCGGGTAAAGCTACTGACGCAACAATCGAGCTGCTGCTGCCACATCTTGACCAAGGCGATATCATTATCGATGGGGGTAATGCTTACTTCCCTGATACCGTGCGCCGCAGCAAAGAGCTTGAAGAAAAAGGCTTCCGCTTCATCGGCACCGGTGTATCCGGCGGTGAAGAAGGGGCGCTTAAAGGACCTTCCATTATGCCTGGCGGTCAGGAAAGTGCCTACAAGCTGGTAGAACCGATTCTTACGGCAATTTCGGCCAAAGTGGACGGAGAGCCTTGCTGTACATATATTGGACCTGACGGTGCCGGACACTATGTAAAAATGGTGCATAACGGTATCGAGTACGGCGACATGCAGCTGATCTGTGAAGCGTACCAATTATTGAAGGATGTGCTTGGCCTGGATGCCAAGGAACTGCACAGCATCTTCAAAGAGTGGAACAGCGGGGAGCTGGACAGCTACCTGATCGAGATCACTACAGATATCTTCGCACAGTATGATGAAGAAACCGGCAAACCGATGGTAGATGTAATTCTGGATGCAGCAGGCCAAAAAGGAACAGGAAAATGGACAAGCCAAAGCTCACTCGACCTTGGTGTGCCTCTGTCCATGATCACCGAATCTGTATTCTCCCGCTTCCTGTCAGCTATGAAGGATGAGCGTGTAGAAGCCAGCAAAGTGCTGAGCGGGCCGGCTGTTGAGCCTTTCCAGGGTGACAAGGCAGAATTCATCGAGAACGTGCGCAAAGCACTGTTTGCCAGCAAAATCGTATCCTACGCTCAAGGCTTCGCCCAGCTGCGCGTAGCTTCCGACGAATACAATTGGGATCTGAAATACGGCAGTCTGGCTAAAATCTGGCGTGGCGGCTGCATTATCCGCTCCCGTTTCCTTCAGAACATTACTGATGCTTACGAAACTAATCCGGAGCTGAAGAACCTGCTGCTGGATCCGTTCTTCAAAGACATCATGAGCTCCTACCAGTCCGCTTGGCGTAAAGTGGTTGCCGCAGCGGTAACCCAAGGGGTACCTGTACCGGGCTTCTCCAGTGCACTTGCATATTACGACAGCTACCGTACAGAGCGCCTGCCAGCAAACCTGCTTCAGGCACAGCGCGATTACTTCGGCGCCCACACCTTCAAACGTGTGGACAAGGAAGGCGTCTTCCACCACAACTGGCTGTCTGAATAGTAGTAAGGGATAAACCGCTAATAACGGCCCGAACAGCTTCCCTTTCGCGGGAGGACGTTCGGGCCTTTTTTATTTGTGCAACCTTTTCACCCTGTGTTATGATATGACAAATGTCGCGGTTGGAGGGTAGTCATGACAGGGGATAGGGAGCAACAAAGTGAAAACAGGGCGAACCGGAACAGGAACATTATCCTGGTTGGGATGATGGCTACAGGCAAGTCAACGGTTGGCGCAATGCTGGCAGAGGAGCTTGGCTACGAGCTGGTTGATTTAGATCATGTGATTATTGAGAGTGAAGGCCGGAGCATCGCGGAGATTTTTGCGAGTGAAGGTGAGGCATATTTCCGGAAGCTTGAATCGGCAGCATTGCTGCGGATGCTTGAGGGAGAGGGAAGAATAATCTCCACGGGCGGAGGAGCGGTGCTTGTCCCCGGTAACGCCGAGATTATGCTGGCCCATGGTCTTGTAGTGGCTCTTACAGCTACTGAGGAGGCAATTCTTGCAAGGGTTAGCGGGGATCAGAATCGTCCGCTGCTCGCCGGCAACGCGCAAGAAAGGATCCGCACCATAATGGAGCAGCGCCGTGAGGCTTACCGTTTCGCGCATTGCACGGTCGATACATCGGAGCTGAGTGCGGCAGAAGTGTCGCAGCATATTTTAATGCATTACCGCGGTTGAGCTTTTAAGTGTACTTGCGGGCAGCTTAGTCTTCTGCGGTTTCGTTCCATTCAATCATCCCGCCGCTGAGGTTGGCGGTAGTGAAGCCGAACTGCTGCAGATATTCACAGACGCGCTGGCTGCGTGCGCCCGAGCGGCAGATGAAGACCACTTCAGCATCGGCCGGAAGCTCAGCGGTACGCTGCGGGATCTGGCCCATGGGAATGTGAACAGCGCCCGGAATCATTCCGGTGGCTACTTCATCATCTTCACGGACATCTATCAGACACAGGTCCTCACCTGCCGTAAGACGCTGCCGCAGCACTTCGGGTGTAATTTGTGGAATATCGTTCATGGTAAAGACCTCTTTTCTTTGAGAGAATGATTTTATGATAACACAGCATTAGATTACCATGTCAAACCCAGCACTACATATATACACTACAATTATTAAGGAGCGTTTGGATTATGGACGTTATTGTTAGGCCGACACCTACCCTGCAAGGAGAATTTGGAGCACTGTCTTCCAAAAACTACACTACACGCTACCTGTTGGTAGCCGCTCTGTCTGAAGGCGTTAGTACCATTTATCATCCTGCTCACAGTGAAGACAGTGATGCAATTCGCAGATGTATCGCTGATCTGGGAGCCGTGCTGACGGAAGATGACGAGAAAATCGTGATTCAGGGCTTCGGCCGGAATCCACGCGATGTAAAAGAATTGAATGTCGGTAATGCCGGTGCAGTACTGCGTTTTCTGATGGCTGTTGCCGCGCTGAGCCCTGAGGTAACCTTTGTGAATACTTATCCAGATTCCCTGGGTAAACGCCCGCATGACGATCTGATCAAGGCGCTGGGCCAGTTGGGTGTTGAAGTGGAGCATAACAACGGAAGGCTTCCCATTACGATTCGCGGCGGAAAGCCGGCCGGCGGTAGGATTACCGTATCCGGAGCAGTCAGCTCTCAGTATCTCAGTGCGCTGCTGTTCCTGACGCCGCTGCTTGAGGAAGACAGCGAGATCGTTGTTCTGGACGATCTGAAATCGAAGGTCGTTGTCGGCCAGACGCTGGAGGTGCTGGAG encodes:
- a CDS encoding shikimate kinase translates to MTGDREQQSENRANRNRNIILVGMMATGKSTVGAMLAEELGYELVDLDHVIIESEGRSIAEIFASEGEAYFRKLESAALLRMLEGEGRIISTGGGAVLVPGNAEIMLAHGLVVALTATEEAILARVSGDQNRPLLAGNAQERIRTIMEQRREAYRFAHCTVDTSELSAAEVSQHILMHYRG
- a CDS encoding MFS transporter, yielding MSGKVAQRMHINLASPFIMEMWVIIFLVEFVKGSLLVALLPVYMENILGLSVTVVGFAFALQYLGDNLFRSPFGWVMERIGYRWTMTGALALILVAVGMIIYAKDAVTLSAACLILGIGTSPLWPCTMTGITELAGSTESGSSGAAMGAVEMASLAGTGIGPIVVNFMMDHGGQSYRFVFFVLMGCAAAVTAIAMLLPSRIGGQATHVVRDMHGDAPEAARRPLQPLQSLKRTMHQVRTSLKVSRLLFPALFLQAFAIGLMTPVVTLFTRAELHVTPNQFSLLLIAGGGITVLALIPAGKLVDRIGTTLFLNIGFLLAACSLAFFSQVRWLPLAFVAVALVGISYALILPAWNAFIAKQVPKGERGTVWGLFLTLQGSGMVAGPVLSGKLWDSVSHGAPFLASAAVMVLLFGLHLLIVHRTKLKHNPS
- the gndA gene encoding NADP-dependent phosphogluconate dehydrogenase; this translates as MAKQQIGVIGLAVMGKNLALNIESKGFTVSVFNRSPEKTHDLIAEAEGKNLVGTFSVEEFVESLEVPRKILIMVQAGKATDATIELLLPHLDQGDIIIDGGNAYFPDTVRRSKELEEKGFRFIGTGVSGGEEGALKGPSIMPGGQESAYKLVEPILTAISAKVDGEPCCTYIGPDGAGHYVKMVHNGIEYGDMQLICEAYQLLKDVLGLDAKELHSIFKEWNSGELDSYLIEITTDIFAQYDEETGKPMVDVILDAAGQKGTGKWTSQSSLDLGVPLSMITESVFSRFLSAMKDERVEASKVLSGPAVEPFQGDKAEFIENVRKALFASKIVSYAQGFAQLRVASDEYNWDLKYGSLAKIWRGGCIIRSRFLQNITDAYETNPELKNLLLDPFFKDIMSSYQSAWRKVVAAAVTQGVPVPGFSSALAYYDSYRTERLPANLLQAQRDYFGAHTFKRVDKEGVFHHNWLSE
- a CDS encoding rhodanese-like domain-containing protein, with product MNDIPQITPEVLRQRLTAGEDLCLIDVREDDEVATGMIPGAVHIPMGQIPQRTAELPADAEVVFICRSGARSQRVCEYLQQFGFTTANLSGGMIEWNETAED